Proteins encoded in a region of the Spirochaetales bacterium genome:
- a CDS encoding alpha-glucuronidase: MINEDGYELWLRYPAISEKIWRKKYEKKITGIMIPGRSKTLIEARDALMRGLSGLLGITIRAFDTLQTDGIIVAGTYDSLKPIFCGPGTLEQIKKIGEGEYAITEVTYTGKRIITITAANEIDILYGCFHFLRLCATLSPLDNLTVSESPAIHLRILNHWDNLDGTIERGYAGFSLWDWHKLPDYISPRCVDYARANASIGINGTVLNSVNANSLSLSREYLSKAGALADCFRPFGIKVYLSICFSAPIELDALPTSDPCSPEVAGWWKQKAEEIYRIIPDFGGFLVKADSEGQPGPHDYGRTHADGANMLADVLADYGGIVIWRAFVYDYKIKEDRVKQAWTEFTPLDGKFRKNVVIQVKNGPIDFQPREPFHPLFGAMPHSNLAVEFQLTQEYLGLAAHLVYLAPLIKECLDSDTYAHGPGSTVARVIDGSLYGSPITGIAAVANTGSDRNWCGHPFAQANWYAYGRLAWNHRLKAEDIAEEWIRMTFSNNREVVDTMKTMMMCSRENAVNYMTPLGLHHIMAYNHHYGPGPWVDFGRQDWTSVYYHRADEDGIGFDRTGTGSDAASQYHEPVKKRFADMDRCPETLLLWFHHVAWKRRMKSGRTLWEELCFRYADGIRGVRAMIDEWESLKGRIDRARFQHVRVLLALQEKEAIWWRDACLLYFKEFSRMPFPEGYEKPEKTLDEVKEIRHFYVPGISNPFIPKKPDEKTHDGEEIL; the protein is encoded by the coding sequence ATGATTAATGAAGACGGCTATGAATTATGGTTGAGATATCCGGCGATTTCGGAAAAAATATGGCGCAAGAAGTATGAAAAAAAGATCACCGGCATTATGATCCCGGGGAGGTCAAAGACACTCATCGAAGCCCGGGACGCATTGATGCGGGGGCTTTCGGGGTTGCTGGGTATTACCATACGGGCTTTCGACACCTTGCAGACAGACGGTATTATCGTTGCCGGAACATACGATTCTCTGAAACCGATTTTTTGTGGGCCAGGGACGCTCGAACAGATAAAAAAGATCGGGGAGGGGGAATACGCCATAACCGAAGTCACCTATACCGGGAAACGAATAATCACGATCACCGCGGCAAACGAAATCGATATACTGTACGGCTGTTTTCATTTTCTCAGGCTTTGCGCGACGCTGTCCCCCCTGGACAACCTCACCGTCTCCGAAAGTCCGGCGATCCACCTCCGTATCCTGAATCACTGGGATAATCTCGACGGCACGATCGAACGCGGATACGCGGGTTTCTCGTTATGGGACTGGCATAAACTCCCCGATTATATCAGCCCGCGATGCGTCGATTACGCGCGGGCGAACGCGTCGATCGGAATAAACGGAACCGTCCTCAATAGCGTCAACGCAAACTCACTCAGTCTTTCACGGGAATACCTCTCGAAAGCCGGGGCCCTTGCCGATTGTTTCAGGCCCTTTGGCATAAAGGTGTACCTCTCCATATGCTTCAGTGCCCCGATCGAACTCGACGCCCTCCCGACCAGCGATCCCTGCTCGCCGGAAGTAGCCGGTTGGTGGAAACAAAAAGCGGAAGAGATATACAGAATCATTCCGGATTTCGGCGGATTCCTGGTCAAGGCCGACTCGGAAGGGCAGCCCGGACCTCATGACTACGGCCGCACCCACGCAGACGGGGCGAATATGCTCGCGGACGTCCTCGCGGATTACGGCGGTATCGTTATCTGGCGGGCGTTTGTCTATGATTACAAAATCAAGGAGGACAGGGTAAAACAGGCCTGGACCGAATTCACCCCCCTGGACGGGAAATTCAGGAAAAATGTCGTGATCCAGGTAAAAAACGGACCGATCGATTTTCAGCCGAGAGAACCCTTCCATCCCCTCTTCGGGGCAATGCCGCACTCGAACCTTGCCGTAGAATTCCAGCTGACACAGGAATATCTGGGACTTGCCGCCCACCTCGTGTATCTGGCCCCGCTGATAAAAGAATGCCTTGATTCGGATACATACGCCCACGGGCCCGGATCGACCGTCGCCCGCGTGATCGACGGAAGCCTGTACGGCAGCCCGATCACGGGTATCGCCGCCGTAGCCAATACCGGATCCGACAGGAACTGGTGCGGCCATCCGTTCGCGCAGGCAAACTGGTATGCCTACGGACGGCTCGCATGGAACCATCGCCTCAAGGCGGAAGACATCGCGGAAGAATGGATCCGGATGACATTCTCGAACAACCGGGAGGTTGTCGATACCATGAAAACAATGATGATGTGCTCGAGGGAAAACGCGGTCAATTATATGACGCCGCTGGGATTACATCATATAATGGCATATAACCATCACTACGGGCCCGGCCCGTGGGTCGATTTTGGACGTCAGGACTGGACATCGGTCTACTACCACAGGGCGGATGAGGACGGCATCGGATTCGACCGGACCGGCACCGGAAGCGATGCCGCGAGTCAGTATCACGAGCCGGTAAAAAAGCGTTTTGCCGATATGGACAGGTGTCCGGAAACGCTGTTGCTGTGGTTTCACCACGTGGCGTGGAAGCGGAGGATGAAATCCGGACGAACCCTCTGGGAGGAATTATGTTTCAGGTACGCAGACGGTATCCGGGGTGTACGCGCCATGATCGATGAATGGGAATCACTGAAAGGCCGGATCGATCGGGCGAGGTTTCAACACGTCCGCGTATTGCTTGCCTTACAGGAAAAAGAGGCGATCTGGTGGCGGGATGCCTGCCTTCTCTATTTTAAGGAGTTTTCCCGGATGCCGTTTCCCGAAGGATATGAAAAACCGGAGAAAACACTCGATGAGGTAAAAGAAATTCGCCATTTCTATGTACCCGGTATCTCTAATCCTTTTATCCCGAAAAAACCGGATGAAAAAACCCATGACGGCGAGGAGATCCTTTGA
- a CDS encoding LacI family DNA-binding transcriptional regulator, with protein MVTQSDVAKKANVSFITVYRVLNNKGYVKKETRAKVLKAVKDLHYYPNHIGRALRSKKVNTIGIVIPEPPNTPVHGMEYYNMLMQGIDRFAGSHGLDLLLSTYKQNASGVDYYRLYFERKVDGLILFIPDMRCLDVDYIVKKRIPCVIVGERPDNPGINYVDAENMEGMFGITEYLIRSGSRKIFFIKGISRMRNSIDRASGFMNAMEKNGIDVRPHYLFNGDFTIDSGIGVMKKIIRSGDLPDAIVCSNDHMAIGVLSEAKKANINIPSDISLAGFDDINIAGLMDPPLTTVRQPLFEMGYKASEVLFNLIEDQMRTAEKIIFPVELVIRKSILGPDND; from the coding sequence GTGGTCACGCAGTCGGACGTTGCAAAAAAAGCGAATGTCTCGTTCATTACTGTGTACAGGGTACTGAATAACAAAGGGTATGTGAAAAAGGAAACGCGGGCAAAAGTCTTGAAGGCCGTCAAGGACCTCCATTACTACCCGAATCATATCGGGAGGGCGCTGCGCAGCAAGAAGGTCAATACAATCGGTATTGTCATCCCCGAACCGCCCAATACGCCGGTCCATGGCATGGAGTATTACAATATGCTGATGCAGGGAATCGACAGATTCGCGGGTTCGCACGGTTTGGATCTCCTTCTTTCAACATATAAACAGAACGCTTCAGGTGTCGATTATTACCGGCTTTATTTCGAGCGAAAGGTTGACGGGCTTATACTTTTCATCCCGGATATGAGATGTCTTGATGTCGACTATATAGTGAAAAAAAGAATACCCTGTGTGATTGTCGGAGAACGTCCGGATAATCCGGGGATAAATTACGTCGATGCCGAAAATATGGAGGGGATGTTCGGGATAACCGAATACCTTATCCGGAGTGGCTCAAGAAAGATCTTTTTTATTAAGGGAATTTCCCGGATGCGGAATTCGATTGACAGGGCGAGCGGGTTTATGAACGCGATGGAAAAAAACGGGATCGATGTCCGGCCTCATTATCTTTTCAACGGCGATTTTACAATCGACTCCGGTATCGGGGTAATGAAGAAGATCATCCGTTCGGGCGATCTTCCCGATGCGATTGTCTGCTCGAACGATCATATGGCAATCGGGGTGTTGTCCGAAGCCAAAAAAGCGAACATCAACATACCCTCTGATATTTCTCTGGCCGGATTTGACGACATAAATATCGCCGGACTCATGGATCCGCCTTTGACGACGGTACGGCAACCCCTTTTTGAAATGGGATATAAAGCTTCGGAAGTGCTTTTTAACCTTATCGAAGATCAGATGCGGACAGCCGAAAAAATTATTTTTCCTGTCGAGCTCGTTATCAGGAAAAGTATTTTAGGGCCTGATAATGATTGA